The following are from one region of the Salvia hispanica cultivar TCC Black 2014 chromosome 1, UniMelb_Shisp_WGS_1.0, whole genome shotgun sequence genome:
- the LOC125208181 gene encoding uncharacterized protein LOC125208181, giving the protein MAHADNSKSNNSEQRPYLRLDPPKFNGDDPWGWTFKVDMYFDYYGMLEEHRLHFIGLHFEQPALDWLIYRKKHNLLKSWPGFMEAVKERFDPTYHDNHLGKLCKLHQLNTVMEYQDEFERLLVKIKGASLSESHLVSICESGFKDAIRWELHLRKPSSLCEMFSLAREFEKMYDEGFK; this is encoded by the coding sequence ATGGCTCATGCTGATAATTCAAAGTCCAACAATTCGGAGCAGCGACCCTATCTTCGGCTCGATCCCCCGAAATTCAACGGAGACGATCCATGGGGATGGACTTTCAAGGTTGACATGTATTTCGACTATTACGGAATGTTGGAAGAGCATCGTCTACACTTTATCGGACTACACTTCGAGCAGCCGGCGCTGGATTGGCTCATTTACCGGAAAAAACACAATTTGCTGAAATCATGGCCTGGTTTCATGGAGGCGGTGAAAGAGAGGTTTGATCCAACATACCATGACAATCACTTAGGGAAACTCTGCAAGCTGCACCAACTCAACACGGTGATGGAATATCAGGACGAGTTCGAGAGGCTTTTGGTCAAGATTAAGGGTGCGTCGCTATCGGAGAGTCACCTTGTCTCCATATGTGAATCGGGCTTCAAAGATGCTATTCGATGGGAACTACACTTGCGAAAGCCGTCGTCCTTGTGTGAAATGTTTTCGCTTGCGCGCGAATTCGAGAAGATGTACGATGAAGGCTTCAAGTAA
- the LOC125190923 gene encoding receptor-like protein Cf-9 homolog codes for MDLVGTIPPEIGNISSLVSLDMNDNSFHGPLPASLFNMSNLEVLSLRNNSLSSSLPLDMCIHNLDRLKILRISYNEMYGNIPSSLEQCSQLEFLSLYNNKFDGIVPRELGNLTKLQTLNIGANKLTGDIPEEIGRLTNLKSLGMSSNKLKGSLPATLFGMPSLQYADFASNELSGSLSPQIGNITSLLRIGLEFNHFSGEIPKEIGLLTNFERLSMCCNNISGSVPRELGNLTAMVGIYLAHNALSGPIPKELGRLVNLWELQLKENILINGSIPKEIGNMTSLSYLLLSRNILTGTIPKEIGNLKHLVQFWLHDNNLNGPIPSTIGNMSELDYLVLPHNKLIGEIPSSICDLRLLTLLHLADNHLEGQIPKCLGNFNSSLLALNLGGNQIKALQSTFAKGCSLQALILYGNKLEGITHSLINCQSLESIDFGDNEIRGAFPFWIETLPQLRVLILRSNKLNGTMLEASNTEHPFPKLQVLDISRNAFVGPLPDRYFKNFEGMIDAKDNLTRVEKDMLQTYLDLGVTLKGLDQELKRLLDTFTMIDLSSNNFSGNIPISIGNLNSLRYLNLSSNTLTGEIPVSLGNISILESLDLSWNRLSGKIPSDLTGLTFLSKLNLSMNNLVGSIPKSKQFSTFQNESYIGNLGLCGDPLAKQCETTDGKPMLPLEDDDEDSGFIDGFGWRSVVMGYGCGFVVGIGVGYMIIRSGRPRWLVEFFFGVGYSNCKMKRRNRAKATRRR; via the exons ATGGATCTTGTTGGAACCATCCCACCAGAAATCGGAAATATTTCTTCTCTCGTTTCTTTAGACATGAACGACAACTCTTTTCATGGTCCTCTTCCCGCGTCTCTCTTTAACATGTCAAATTTAGAAGTCTTGAGTTTGAGGAATAATAGTTTGTCTAGTAGTCTACCTCTTGATATGTGCATACACAATCTTGATCGACTCAAGATTCTTCGTATTTCTTACAACGAGATGTATGGGAATATACCATCGAGTTTGGAGCAGTGTTCGCAGCTCGAGTTTCTTTCTTTGtacaacaacaaatttgaTGGAATAGTGCCAAGGGAACTTGGGAACTTGACCAAGCTTCAAACATTGAACATTGGTGCAAATAAGTTGACAG GTGATATTCCAGAAGAGATTGGTCGtctaacaaatttaaaaagtttggGCATGAGTTCCAACAAGTTAAAAGGCTCATTGCCTGCAACTCTTTTCGGCATGCCATCCTTGCAATATGCTGACTTTGCCTCCAATGAACTAAGTGGATCATTATCACCACAAATTGGAAACATAACATCCCTTCTCAGAATAGGCCTTGAATTCAACCATTTCAGTG GTGAAATTCCAAAAGAGATCGGTCTTCTTACCAATTTCGAGCGATTGAGCATGTGTTGCAACAATATTAGTGGTTCAGTGCCAAGAGAACTTGGGAACTTGACAGCCATGGTTGGTATATACCTTGCCCATAATGCTTTAAGTG GTCCTATACCAAAAGAGCTAGGTCGCCTTGTTAATTTATGGGAGCTGCAGTTGAAAGAAAATATTCTAATAAATGGATCTATACCGAAGGAAATCGGGAACATGACATCTCTTTCCTACTTATTGCTTTCCAGGAATATATTAACTg GTACTATTCCAAAAGAAATTGGAAACCTGAAACACCTCGTGCAGTTTTGGCTTCAcgacaataatttaaatg gTCCAATACCTTCCACCATTGGGAATATGTCAGAGCTGGattatttagtactccctcatAACAAACTAATTGGAGAGATTCCATCATCCATTTGTGACTTGAGATTACTGACACTCCTCCATTTAGCAGACAATCATTTGGAAGGACAAATTCCAAAGTGCTTGGGAAACTTCAATAGTTCATTGTTGGCTCTTAATTTGGGTGGAAACCAAATCAAAGCCCTTCAATCCACATTTGCAAAAGGTTGCAGTCTTCAGGCCCTTATTCTGTATGGCAATAAGTTGGAAGGAATAACACATTCCCTAATCAACTGCCAAAGCCTGGAAAGCATTGATTTTGGTGATAATGAAATACGAGGTGCATTTCCTTTCTGGATAGAAACACTCCCTCAACTTCGCGTCCTCATCTTGAGGTCTAACAAGTTGAATGGTACTATGTTGGAGGCTTCAAATACCGAGCATCCTTTTCCAAAGTTGCAAGTCTTGGATATATCAAGAAATGCATTTGTTGGCCCTTTACCAGATAgatatttcaagaattttgAAGGTATGATAGATGCCAAGGATAATCTCACACGCGTTGAGAAGGATATGCTCCAAACATATTTAGACTTAGGTGTCACTTTGAAAGGTTTGGATCAGGAATTGAAAAGATTGTTGGATACGTTTACAATGATTGACTTatcttcaaataatttttctgggaatattccaatttccatCGGCAATCTTAATTCTCTTAGATACTTGAATTTGTCAAGTAATACTCTCACGGGAGAGATTCCTGTGTCTCTTGGGAATATAAGTATTCTTGAGTCATTGGATTTGTCATGGAACAGATTGAGTGGAAAAATTCCAAGTGATCTGACAGGGTTGACATTTCTTTCGAAATTAAACCTATCAATGAATAATCTTGTGGGGTCGATACCAAAATCTAAgcaattttctacttttcaaaatgagtCATATATAGGAAACTTGGGATTGTGTGGAGATCCATTGGCAAAACAGTGTGAAACAACTGATGGTAAACCAATGCTTCCTctagaagatgatgatgaagactCAGGATTTATAGATGGATTTGGTTGGCGAAGTGTGGTGATGGGGTATGGATGTGGATTTGTAGTTGGAATTGGAGTTGGTTACATGATTATAAGAAGTGGAAGGCCAAGATGGTTAGTGGAATTTTTCTTTGGCGTTGGATATAGTAATTGTAAGATGAAGAGAAGAAATAGAGCAAAAGCAACGAGAAGAAGGTGA
- the LOC125208150 gene encoding uncharacterized protein LOC125208150 isoform X1, translated as MATETHADNSQEEILSAIKSLRLELHNNRAEYLALSDWADRLFSALEAKVDGDAIFAKLQRPTTEKKAKLRIDPPKFNGDHPSDWIYKVQSYFDYFKTSEEDRLRLVGLLFEHRASNWLLHQHDNNLVTTWPEFLEAVTQRFDPPRALKVTGTISGVYVQTLISGSSTHNFIQPEIVKKCGLMVISPILSVFLWAMSLHSYVKKNVSTPRYYLEDMRLLLIYFCSPLVVLKWS; from the coding sequence ATGGCAACAGAAACTCATGCTGATAATTCTCAAGAAGAGATTCTGTCAGCCATAAAAAGTTTAAGGTTGGAACTTCACAACAACAGAGCAGAGTATCTTGCCTTATCAGACTGGGCGGATCGGCTGTTTTCGGCATTGGAGGCCAAGGTAGACGGAGACGCAATTTTTGCCAAACTTCAGAGGCCAACAACAGAGAAGAAGGCCAAACTTCGGATCGATCCTCCAAAATTCAACGGAGACCACCCATCAGACTGGATTTACAAGGTGCAGTCCTATTTTGACTATTTCAAAACGTCGGAAGAGGATCGTCTACGCTTAGTTGGACTACTGTTTGAACACCGAGCGTCCAATTGGCTCCTTCACCAACACGATAACAATTTGGTGACAACATGGCCTGAATTCTTGGAGGCCGTGACACAGAGATTCGACCCTCCCCGAGCGTTGAAAGTGACAGGTACGATTTCGGGGGTGTATGTCCAAACCTTAATAAGTGGCAGCAGTACACATAATTTCATCCAACCTGAAATTGTCAAGAAATGTGGGCTGATGGTTATATCACCAATCCTTTCCGTGTTTCTGTGGGCAATGAGTTTACATTCctatgtaaagaaaaatgtttctaCTCCACGTTATTACTTGGAGGACATGAGgttgttgttgatttatttttgctcCCCATTAGTGGTGCTGAAGTGGTCTTAG
- the LOC125190914 gene encoding LRR receptor-like serine/threonine-protein kinase RGI5, translating into MGLVGTISPEIGNLSFLVSLDVSENSFHGPIPTSVFNMSSLEVLNLRNNSLSSSVPIDMCKHNLHRLERLRISYNELYGEIQSSLGQCSNLEYLSLYNNSFRGHMPTQIGNLTLLQQLYLGSNNLSGNIPKEIGVLTNLQTLDLSNNHFNGQVPAQIGNLTLLQELYLITNNLTGNIPKDIGKLTVLQLLTISQNKFNGSIPKEIGNMTSLLYLALDKNATG; encoded by the exons ATGGGTCTTGTAGGAACCATTTCTCCTGAAATCGGAAATCTTTCTTTTCTCGTTTCTCTAGATGTGAGCGAGAACTCTTTTCATGGTCCTATTCCTACATCTGTATTCAACATGTCGAGTTTAGaagttttgaatttgaggAATAATAGTTTGTCTAGTAGTGTACCGATTGATATGTGCAAACACAATCTGCATAGACTCGAGAGACTTCGTATTTCTTACAACGAGTTGTATGGGGAAATACAATCGAGTTTGGGGCAGTGTTCAAATCTTGAGTATCTTTCTTTGTACAACAACAGTTTCAGAGGACACATGCCAACACAAATTGGGAACCTGACATTGCTTCAACAACTGTACTTGGGTTCCAACAATTTAAGTG GCAATATTCCAAAAGAGATTGGTGTTCTTACTAATTTACAAACGTTGGACCTTAGTAACAACCACTTTAATGGACAAGTGCCAGCACAAATTGGGAACTTGACATTGCTTCAAGAACTATACTTAATTACCAACAATTTAACTG GTAATATTCCAAAGGATATCGGAAAGTTGACAGTGCTTCAATTGTTAACCATCAGTCAAAACAAGTTCAATG GTTCTATACCAAAGGAAATCGGGAACATGACATCCTTATTATACTTAGCGCTTGACAAAAATGCTACaggatag
- the LOC125208150 gene encoding uncharacterized protein LOC125208150 isoform X2, with the protein MATETHADNSQEEILSAIKSLRLELHNNRAEYLALSDWADRLFSALEAKVDGDAIFAKLQRPTTEKKAKLRIDPPKFNGDHPSDWIYKVQSYFDYFKTSEEDRLRLVGLLFEHRASNWLLHQHDNNLVTTWPEFLEAVTQRFDPPRALKVTVVLKWS; encoded by the exons ATGGCAACAGAAACTCATGCTGATAATTCTCAAGAAGAGATTCTGTCAGCCATAAAAAGTTTAAGGTTGGAACTTCACAACAACAGAGCAGAGTATCTTGCCTTATCAGACTGGGCGGATCGGCTGTTTTCGGCATTGGAGGCCAAGGTAGACGGAGACGCAATTTTTGCCAAACTTCAGAGGCCAACAACAGAGAAGAAGGCCAAACTTCGGATCGATCCTCCAAAATTCAACGGAGACCACCCATCAGACTGGATTTACAAGGTGCAGTCCTATTTTGACTATTTCAAAACGTCGGAAGAGGATCGTCTACGCTTAGTTGGACTACTGTTTGAACACCGAGCGTCCAATTGGCTCCTTCACCAACACGATAACAATTTGGTGACAACATGGCCTGAATTCTTGGAGGCCGTGACACAGAGATTCGACCCTCCCCGAGCGTTGAAAGTGACAG TGGTGCTGAAGTGGTCTTAG
- the LOC125208139 gene encoding LRR receptor-like serine/threonine-protein kinase GSO2 — translation MGLNGSIPPEIGNLSFLVSLDLSWNRLHGGLPKDICIHNKLPRLKELQLTFNHLEGEIPVTLGECQQLEILDLSYNKFGGHVPQEIGNITRLTKLDLHWNNLSGTIPKEIGLLSNLEFMDLGSNKLSGSIPREVGNMTALIRLWLDSNSLSGNIPREIGGLNKLEMMWSDDNKLSGSIPREMWNVTTLLQLRIKNNSLSGTMSQEIGHLDSLEWLDMSYNKFSGPLPTSIFNMTSLEGIQLSSNTYSGALPSEIGNMKALRDLYLDNNVLTGKISNCCILAMNIPRFHIAL, via the exons ATGGGACTCAATGGGAGCATTCCACCAGAAATCGGaaatctttcttttcttgtttctctGGATTTGAGTTGGAACCGTCTTCATGGTGGCCTACCAAAGGACATTTGCATCCACAACAAACTTCCAAGACTCAAAGAACTTCAGCTAACTTTCAATCATTTGGAAGGAGAGATACCAGTGACCTTGGgtgaatgtcaacaactcgagATTCTTGACTTGTCATACAACAAGTTTGGTGGACATGTGCCTCAAGAAATCGGTAACATCACACGCCTTACAAAATTAGACCTTCATTGGAACAATCTATCAG GTACTATTCCGAAAGAGATTGGCCTTCTTAGTAATTTAGAGTTTATGGATTTAGGGTCCAATAAACTTAGCGGATCCATCCCAAGAGAAGTGGGGAACATGACGGCTCTTATCCGCTTATGGCTTGACAGTAATAGTTTAAGTG GTAATATTCCTAGAGAGATTGGTGGTCTTAATAAATTGGAGATGATGTGGTCGGATGATAACAAACTTAGCGGATCAATCCCAAGAGAAATGTGGAACGTGACGACTCTGCTCCAGTTACGGATCAAGAATAATTCTTTAAGTG GAACCATGTCTCAAGAGATTGGCCATCTTGATAGTTTGGAGTGGTTGGACATGAGTTATAACAAGTTTTCAGGGCCTTTGCCAACATCCATTTTCAATATGACTTCTTTGGAAGGGATTCAACTGTCAAGTAATACATACTCTGGGGCATTGCCTTCGGAAATTGGGAACATGAAAGCTCTCCGAGACTTATACCTTGACAACAATGTTTTAACTGGTAAGATTTCTAATTGTTGTATTTTAGCTATGAATATTCCACGTTTTCATATTGCATTATAG